In Triticum aestivum cultivar Chinese Spring chromosome 5B, IWGSC CS RefSeq v2.1, whole genome shotgun sequence, the following proteins share a genomic window:
- the LOC123115555 gene encoding uncharacterized protein translates to MAADSASIAHAVLTDGFSVDIGMVVYEQATTVMASSSVETVSCSGAWVEARWWKMWCLPPMASAGMAGSVSRKAWERPRLPSGERWSGGGWWLQSSIGVIRDLFLI, encoded by the exons ATGGCCGCGGACTCCGCGTCCATTGCCCACGCCGTCCTCACTGATGGCTTCTCCGTCGACATCGGCATG gTAGTCTACGAGCAGGCAACGACGGTTATGGCATCCTCATCGGTGGAGACGGTCAGCTGCTCAGGAGCATGGGTCGAGGCGAGATGGTGGAAGATGTGGTGTCTCCCTCCGATGGCGTCCGCGGGAATGGCCGGATCTGTGTCTAGAAAGGCATGGGAACGACCCCGGTTGCCGTCCGGCGAGCGCTGGAGTGGGGGCGGGTGGTGGCTGCAGAGTAGCATAGGTGTTATCCGTGATTTGTTTTTAATTTGA